In one window of Jatrophihabitans endophyticus DNA:
- a CDS encoding DUF3117 domain-containing protein, whose protein sequence is MAAMKPRTGDGPLEVTKEGRGIVMRVPLEGGGRLVVEMTPAEADALGDALKAVGT, encoded by the coding sequence ATGGCGGCCATGAAGCCGCGGACGGGCGACGGCCCGCTCGAAGTCACCAAGGAAGGCCGCGGCATCGTGATGCGCGTGCCGCTGGAGGGCGGGGGGCGTCTCGTCGTCGAGATGACACCCGCAGAGGCCGACGCCCTCGGCGACGCCCTCAAGGCGGTCGGCACCTGA